The genomic window GCATCCTGACCCAGCAATGACGCCAGTGCAAAGCTCCAGGTACCTCATGGAGCACATACCAGCTCAGATCCCCGCCCTCCCACCCCCCTCGGGAGCCCCAGGATCGCCGCGTTTGTGTCGCCAGCCCCgcaggctgcagaggcagcgCCCGGAGCTGCCGGGCTAATGAGAAATGCATGGGAGCCACATCTGGTAGCGATTGAGCCGGGAGCAGcgctgggaagggaggaagcgcagatttcctgcagcacaaaggAAGGGAGAGGAATGTCCGTGGCAGAGCAGAGGCCCTGGCCGCCCCCTCCCTCCACCGTCACAGGGGTGCACAGGCACCAGATGGTGCTCGCTCCcttgctggcactgctgagtgTCCCTGGGCATGTGCCCTCCTCTTCCCCGGGCTGAGCCTCTCTCAGCTCCCCCCCTTTCCACCCGCAGGGATGCGCAGGGATGCACCCACGGCCGCTGTCCACAGCCACGGCCACGCactgccagagctcctgcacagcctcctccctccagcctgctgctgctcagggtcCCCACAGTCAGACACCTCCAGGCTTGAAAGCCCCCCGAAACAGCCttgggcagggagcagaagcCCAGTGAAGCCATGAGAGCAGCAAAGTAAAGGCAGAGGCCGCCTTTACTGAGCCATGCCCATGAGGCTGTGACACTGAAGGGGACAAGGCAGGTGGGTTTTACATCCTCACCAGTGCAGGCAGCCATGCCAGGGGAGGCAGCTGGTCTGGTTGTGTTTCAGGGGAAACCATACCTGAGCATCACTGGCTATcaatgggatttggggttgtGCTGCTGGGGGTATTCCCCAGGACAGCAAAACTCTGTGACAGCAGGTGACACACAGAAGGGGATATTTAGCAAAAGCTGCCATCAAATCTTCATGGAGGAGTATGGCAAAGTGTTTGGCATGCTTTCATCCTGATCCAGTCCTTTGCCCCAGTCAaagctgggcagcacagctctcagctctgtTTTAAAGACCCGCtacccagcagctcagcagaggctgcagcactcagcctctcactgctccagcacagcaaaaccTCGTGGTGGCTCCTGAGGAAATCATTCCATGGAGGTGTTGCtaccaggctggggaaggacaggcaggggacaggctggacagatggacacagcACGATTAACTCCATAAGGTCTAAGTAGCCAAGGCATAGAGAGATCTGCAGTCAGCCCACCCAAAGCCTCTCCAGCTCTTGGGATTTAGAGATCCTTGAATGGAAATTTAAGGCATTGAACTGGGGGAAAGAAAGTAATTTCCATTCAGGGATGTTTTCAGGATACTCCATTTTGCTGGAGATGCTTTGTGTTCTCTCTGCTATTTCCAGTCCCCttgagcagcagtgcagcatcTGTAGGCTTTGAGGTTCTATTAAATCCAGTATTTTTAAGGCATTCTTAACCCATTTCAATGAATCTTTCCTCTTACTAATTGAAGACAGGAAccttttcctgtgctctgctgccgTGAATGCACAGCTCATCCTTCTTCACCTCTCATCTCCCACACCCCAGCGTGCACGGGAAGGACCCATCACCATCCTAGAATGTAACACTCCATGTGATTTCAGGGATTGGAAGGGATCTGGGCAGCCATGCTGCCTCATCCTTGCCAAGGCATCCACAGACATTGCCCAGCATGACCCTGGCACAGTGTCCATGGGGGATGTTCCCCACTTCACAGGTTGGAATTACTTCACAGAGTGCAATCCCACCAGTGCTGGGGATGCACCACATTTTTGGCCCTGGTTGAAGCCACCTTGTCACCCACTTTTGGCTCATCCACTCCAAAGCGGACAAATTACGTCTGAAACGCTCCTGATAAAGTCATTTAAAACATCTGTAGCTGCTTCCAAGCGGGAGCAGGGGGATAGTCCGAGATTCCTGCCCGTGCATCccatgggatgggctggggtggAACCGCCTGGAAATCTCCGGCCGGGGCCCGGGGTGGGTCCCGAGGCTGCCAGGAGCGGCAAGGACGGGGATGAGCGAGAATCGCGACAGGGAGCGGCAAGGATGGGGATGAGCAAGAATCGCGACAGGGAGCAGCGGGGGGCGGGGCAATGGGCGGGGAGGGACTGGGTCGGGATTGGCTGCTTCTGGGGGCGGGGCTTGTGAAGGCCGGAGGGGCGAGGCTTGAGCGTCTcgggggcggggcgggacgATGGAGACGTGGGGCGGCTCCGCGCATGCTCAAATTGCGGCAGGAGGGAGAGGTCGTACGAGCTGCGCAAGCGCAGATCGCAGGAGGGCCGTGAGGGAGTGCGTGAGGGTgaggggccgggcgggggcgaTGGCGATGGCGCGGCCCGGCGGGTTCGAGGCGGccgagcagcagcaggaggtgctgtCCCGGCAGCAGGAGCGGCACTACCGGCTGCTGGCCGAGCTGCAGGCGCTTGTCAAGGCGCTGCCCAGGTGAGCGGAACCCGAGGGGGGCCAGGGGCCGCTGCGGGTGCCGGCGCTGACCCGGTTTGTGCCCgcagtgcctgccagcagcGCCTCTCGTACACGACGTTGTCCGAGCTGGCGCTGGCGCTGCTGGACGGGACCGTGTTCGAGATcgtgcaggggctgctggagatcCAGCACCTCACCGAGAAGAACCTGTACAGCCAGCGGCGGCAGCTGCACAGCGAGCACCGCGGTACCGGGGCCACCGTGGGGGGAGTTCCGGGCCACTGGGGGGACTGGAGAGGGGAGCGCTGGGGCGAGGGTCACAAGGGCGGCCGTCCTGGAGCACtagaggggacagagggggtgGACAGCTCAGGAGAAATGGGGGTGGCACTCCAGGGAAGTGATGGGGACCCTGCGGGAGGAGACGGGCCTGGGGCATctctggggtggggagggggttCGGGAGGTACTGGCGGTGGAGGGACACCAGGGAGACTGGTTGAGGGCGCAGTGGGGGCTTGAGGATGGCACTGGAGGGGAGGGAAGTGACATTGAGGGGGCAGGTTATGAGACAGTGGAGGACACTCCGGGTGACACTAGAAGGCACTGGGGGACTGtgatggggacactgagggctgggggtgatgcTGAGAGGGACAggttgggggggttttgggatGGCACTGGAAAGGCAGGTTTGTGGCGCCCTGGGGGTGGGTTAAGGGAGCTACAGGGAATGACATTGCACGTTGTGgggagggcactgggggcacctggCAGCAGTGTGTCCTCCTGAGCCCCCCGTGCCATTGGCAGGGctgaagcaggagctgttccATCGGCACAAGGaggcccagcagtgctgcaggccCCACAACTTGCCACTGCTCCGTGCAGCCCAGCAGCGTGAGATGGAggtgagaggggctgggctggcaagAGTGGGAGTGGCAAGAGTGCAGAGCTGCGTCCCTTCCCAGGACTCTCACAGCCCCgttgctgcaggagctctgcatcATCTGCAGAGGGTTTGGCTATTCCTATCCTGCAGCCTCAGGAGAcaccagctgtcctggctggcCTGGAAACTAGCACAGACACAGTTTCCCCACCTCAGTCTAGAGGCCTCCTCCTCTTGATCTACCTTTTGTCCCCTCAAGGTAGGGGTGCAGGCTCTTGCCATCCCTGGTGTGATCTGAGAATCGTGGAAGCTCAGGAGCCTGCTCCAAAGACACTGCTCTCCACAGTACTTTAATGATCCATCATTATCTGGTGGCCTGAAGCCTGTATAGGATCGGTGTACCTATCCTACAGGAGTACCACTGATAAGGAGGAAACACCTCCAGTTTCATAATTACAGTAAGAGTTTCTGAGAGCATCCCAAGGCATTTCAAAAAGATTCAGTCCCAGAGGACTTTTCTGTCACCTCTTGGTGATAGATAGAGGCAGTTTTGTAATGTAAGAAAATGGCAAGTAGCTGGTTATGTTAATCAGTGGAGTTGAAATGTGGGGGTAAGCTACTTTGGTCCACATTAGGTGAATGAGAACAGTTTCCTGCCTTGGCCCATGGCAGCACGGTGTCAGTGCTTGCTGTTGTTGGATTCTTTGGTATTTCCACATTCCTCATTTCCTGTCAAGGTAACTAAAGCCAGGCTGGACCTCTGGTACCTGTCCTTGTTACTTCTGTCTCTGAGTAACTTAAGACTTCCAGCAGTAATCTCTACTGCCTGTTTTCAACACTTgcagtattttattaaattgcCCAGATGTGTCTCACTTCTCCTTGTCTTACATGCTGTGCAACTTCCTCCTACCTGCCCTCTacctttcttctgttttcctctcccaGGTGTTAATAGAGTCACTTCTTCCTGTCTTTATCCTCTGACAATTCTGCTGTAGAGCATTTTGGGAACAGATTGATCATCTCTGTTATATCTGATATGTGTGTAATTGGAGGTGCCCTCTGTGGTTAAAGGTTTCCATGACCAGCTCCCATGAGATAACTTGGGATTGGTCTCACAGGACAGGTAATACAAGGTGTATGTTTTAGGTGTTTGGCTCCTCAGTGGAACCCATGGCATTTAGAAAAGATTAGTCCATCATGCAGGgtctgtggccagcagggctgaggcaaAACTTGTGTGCCTCACATTCGTCCAAGATATGGCACTTTGCTCTAACCCAGAATTAGATGCCAACACTAAGCAACGTGAGGCACTTAAATTTGGGTGTTTTGTTCAAGTCCGAAGAAAGTCAGTTCTCCAGCATAGTAAGTGAAGGAGACAATGGCACACTGAGGTgggtgggaggaaggaaaatcTGGGGAATGAGGCATTTTAATCTGTTGTGTCTCCCACAAAGGGATTGAACCCCTGGACTGAAGGAAGTGTGAGGACAGAGCTTGCTTAGATTTGTTCCTCAGCATCCTTTAGTGAAGGAGCAGTTATCACTCTGCCTTGGCTTCTGTTGGAGCTGGAGTTGTCTTCCCATTTATTGCCATGAGACCCTGCCCTGAATGTTTTCTCTGGAGCAGCTTTTGTGTAGTCACCTTCTAGTAGATCCAAGTTCTGCATCCTCCTTCATTGCAGGTGGTTCTGTGAAGGTTTCTCACTGTGATGTGCTAATTGTGGGCTCTGCATCCAGGAGATGTTCCAAGAGGTAGCTCCTGCCCCATGTGAGTGATAGCTGCTCTTTGTTAGGTCGCACCTTTTCCAGAGACCCATGGATACCCTTGGTGCAGacacatcccagcccttccccagacTGTTCATGGCCAAGAGTTCTGTCACacaaattctgaattttcaccAGGAATTGTGGGAGGGTGGAGGTGTTCATCTCCCCTCCAAGGCCATTTTAACCACCAGCCCCTGGGGTTTGTGACTTCTGCCTTTCTGTGCAGTGGGAATAGTTTAAGCACATGGATGTTTCCAGTTGAACGTGTGGCTGTGTTCTCTGTTACAAAGGGGCAGCGTTGCATGAATGAAATGATGAAACTTGTggcttttcacagaatcacacaataAGCTGAGTCAGAAGAAACCTACAAGGACCATCCAGcgcagctcctgtccctgcccagaccccccaacaatcccaccctgtccatccctggcagtgctgcccaaaggctcctggagctctggcagcctcggggctgtgcccattccctgggcagcctgggcagtgccagcaccctctgggggaagaaccttgccctgatatccagcctaaccctccctgacacaacttcaagTCATTCCCACAGGTCCTATCACTGATTACCACAGAGAACAGATTAGCAGCCCCTCCTCTTTGCCTTTCAAGGAAGTTCTTAATGTTCAGTgagtctcccctcagtctcctccagctgaacaGACCATCCGTTCCTCATATGGTTTCCCCTCAAAGCCCTTCGCCATGTTTGTTGCcttcctttggatgctctctagTGAGTTATTTATTTCCTACTTCTTGCAGGAGAAGCACAGAAtgatggaatggtttggtttggaaggggcCTTCAAGTTCATCCAGTCCCACATCCTGCCATGGGTGGGGACACCTGCCACTAtgccaggttgctccaagccccatccagcctagccttggacactgccagggatggggcagccatagcttctctggacaacttTTGTCTTTGTgtcaccatcctcacagggaagaattccctCTTTACATCTAGTCTTATTCTGCCCTCTCcatttgaagccattcctccttgttGTGTCTCTCCACCctttgtcccaagtccctctccatctctcttgGAGCacctttaggcactggaaggggctcaaGGTCACACAGAGGCttcagcccttggagcatctccttgccttcctctggacttgctctaGCAGCtccatgtctttcctgtgctaggcccccagagctggaggcagctctgtaggtggggtctcacctgagcagagcagcagaatctGCCCCTTCACTCTGCTGCCCACCCTACAAAAATGAGCCTGTCACTGTTTTTTGATGGGGTTTGATGATTCCTGGTGTTCCCCGTGGCTTGCAAAGGAAGTCTGCTGTTCAGTGCAGCCTGGTGAGGTTGTATCACCTCTGCACACATGGGACTCTTTTTACTTGATCTATTCTCTGCTTGTCCCCTGCAgtcctgctctctgcttccaCTCCTGATTTCCAGCATGCCTTTGTTTGCTGGGCTCCATTCTTCTCTGGAGGCATCACAGAATGACTCTGCTGAAGCTTGGGCAGATGTTGGTGAGACAGGAGTGGCCATGTCCTCCTGGTTGGAGCTATTCTGGCAAAGTTCTTCTTTCATAATGTTTTCAGTCTGTCAAAAATAGAGCCCAGCATTCAGAtcctttcagaaataaataggATCTCTATGGGGTTTACAGCTCCAGTACCATATTAGTGTCCAGGGAGCCATCTTGATGAGCTTCAGTGGCCTAGGTTATTCCTCCAAGGATTCCTTCAGCCTTACCTGAGAGGGGCACATAGTtcttgggctgagctcagccgTAGGTCAGGTGGTGACTTACCAGAGAAAGTGATTCAGCTACTGTGGTCTTTCCTCATGGTCTTTCCTGGCCTCCAAACACTCAGAGATCAGGCTGTTCCCATGACTTCCCTGCATTTTCTCGAGTGGCAGCTTTGCAGGTGGAGGTGTTAAgacctggggctctgctggttTCCCATTGCTGTCCTTGGACTCATCAGGAGAGATTCAGGGCCTGGTTGCTCTTGGGTTCCAAGTAAAAATTTTAGAGATGAGAAAAAGATGGGAAGAATGCAGATATTCCACTTTCCCATTGACTTTAATGTTTTTCAGGCTATGGAGCAACAGATCCGAGAGGAACAGCGAATGATGGATGAGAAGATAGTCTTGGAATTGGACCAAAAAGTAATCGACCAGCAGAGCACCCTGGAGAAGGCTGGGGTGTCTGGCTTCTACATCACCACCAACCCCCAGGTTGGTGTTTGAGCACGGCAGGCAAGGTGTTCTGACAAGAGcttggagtgacaggacaagggggaatggcttcccacagCCAGAGGGCAGGCTTAGGTGcgatattagggagaaatttttttctggaagactGGTAaggcacaggttacccagagcagctgtggctgcccctggatccctgggagtgtccaaagccaggctggatggggcttggagcaacctgggatagtggaaggtgtgcctgcccatggtagggggtGGAAATGGATGACCtttaaaaatcccttccaaccccaaccattccatgattgTTTAACAGTGCTCTTGGGTTGgtatctttaatttttttttaaaatcttgctgTAGATAAATTGGGCATGGGTGTGTCAGACAGAACAATCCGTCCTTTGCCTCCCTACTCGTGGATGGTGTGCGCTGGACAGAACTTGTACTCAGTTCATAACTAAAGAGCAGAAACCCAGGTACCATTGGGCAGCATTCCCAACTTCCTGCAGTACTTTTTTCCATTGTGGGGGACCAAAACACTGTGCCAACAGCCTGCAGTCCTGTGACTCTCAAATGGGTCTGAAAAGCACTAAAAGAATTCATTTACTGCATTTATATTCAGCTTAGCTATGAAAACTGACTTCAAGACTGTTTATTAGGCACCTTGTTCATTCTTGCATGTGACTTGCTGGAGCTGATGATCTCAGGCTGTGATTAAAGAATTGTTCCCAGTTTCCCCAGGGCATTTGCTCTCAAACTATCTGAGGAGTCACCTGGGTTTGTCCACATTgtccttatttatttattcctttatgTCCTTTGTTCCTGCCACCACAggaacaaaaaacctcaaaattcCCAAGTCTTGTTGCAAAGCCATGCAAGTTTTCAGGGAGCACAGAGACAGGCTGTTCTTAACTCTGTTTTTTCAGCTCATTAAATGTCACTTTGATAAAAACCTACTGCTGGGAAAAAACAGCTTAAATGAAGCCAAACAGGCATTTTCTAACACCCACCCGCATGATTCCCAGTTGTGGAGCCTTGAACAAGCCTctcattttttcagtgttgctATTCCCCGGTTGTATAATGCAGAGAGCCTgttctctccctcctgccctgcccttcaTGTTGTTTTTGTAAGCAATAAGCCTTATTAGGGTTCCTTTTTGCTGCATTTGTGTATGTTTGCCTTTAGGATAGGTGCCAAGACCAACCCGGATCTTGGCTTGTGCCTGTGAGTGCCACCAAGAAATCCCTGCTGGAATCTGTTCACACGGTTCCCATCAGCTGATGTGTTTCCCCCGCAGTCTGTATAAAATGCTTCCTTGTGCAGGGGATATATTCTTACAAAAATAGGTTTTTATTTCCATagctctgtgtctgcagggctgagtCACAGACCTGCACTCGCAAATTATTGGCTCCACCATGTTGTCTCTGAGCTAGATGTAACTAAAGAACGAGCAGGTGGCAAAGGAACTGTGAGCTGATGTTGATGTCTCCAATAGATCGTGGTCCTGAAAAAGGGAGTTTTCCAGAAATAGGGAATGAAATGCTTGCAGGGAATTTgatgcaccagcacagccatgtgTTGCACTCGCCTTGGATCCCACTCAGAGGGTTCCCAAAGCGATCCCTCCTCTTCCGGCCCTTCTATGCTGGGAAGGGGTCAGGAAGttggagatgctgcagggggTGTGGGGAGGGGCCTGGAGAACCTtttctggggctgctggccctCCTCAGCCTGCCAGCCCTCATAGCCCCTTGCTCATTTATCATGGTCAAGAAGAAAGAGCCTCTCTGGATCCTTAAGGAATCCTCAAGTGCTGGGATTCTTAAGACAGCCACAGTTTGCAGCAGGTGTGGTAAGATGTCACTGCTCCATGTTTTAGAGAAACACCTGAACAAGATGAAGCATTTGGTTTTTAGCTGCCTGGTTGATTTTTTTGTAATTCCCTAAGAACAAGAAGCTCTTGGGGAGGTGGTACAGGCCAGTCCttcctgcttcctgcagcagggaatggagTCATCTCTTTGCACaaatgtttttctccctttgcagGAGCTGACTCTACAGATGAATTTGCTAGAGCTGATTcggaagctgcagcagaaggaagctGAGGCTGAGAAGACTTTTTCCTGAAAGAGCAAATCTACTGTTCACCTCCCAGAGTTTTTCCTCTGACTTCCCTCTAAAGAGACTGTCCATGCATTTGCTTTGTATTGTGTTGGGAAGAGGCTACAGGAGTAGAAGAAATTGCTGAGACACTTAGATTAGAGCTGGGGtaggcagagcccagcacaggggatggTTTGGAGCCTGGGGACGGCTCTCAGGTCCTCCAGGTCCTCAGAGCAGTGTCAGCTGCATCTGGCTCAGCTGGGAGATGATGGAGCATGGTCACCTGCCAGGACTGTCCTCAGTGATGCTGAGGCCATCACTGAGccaaggctgggctgagcactgagcacacagagccccaCTGTGTGAGGGTGACCCTGTGTTTAGATGATATaactggggaggggggagcaaTTCCAAGGATGCTTCTGTGTGTTGTTAAGGCAGAAACAACTTCTTAGAAGGCAGACCCTTCCCAGAATCTTCTCCAGGCTGGTACCAGCATTATCTGTGTTCGTTTATCTGTATGCTGGCCAGCATCATCTGTATTAAAGGAGGATTTCAGGCCTCAGCCCAGAGTTACTGGAGTGGTGTTTGCAGTGTTCCCATTGACTcaaaaagcagagcttttgctttcttcttttaaacGAGTTTccaaattaacaaaaataaaacactttcattTTGGGGCTGCAGCTTTCTGAATGCCAGTGGTTGTGTTTGTCCTGTCCTCAGTTGGTGAGTGGGGCTTGTGGTGGGTTAGATGGAAGCTGGGGAGGAACCTGGAGTGTTTCTGAGATCTTTCAGGGTGTTGGAAGAGCTTGTGGGTGGCCTTATGGTGGGGaaggctggtgctggaggagacAAACACAAGATCAGAGCTACAAGGACCAAGGAGGCTTTTGAAAATTGAAGGCTGAGGCCCTCTCCCATTTCCATCATGTGTTGTGGGCGTTCCCTCCCCTTGGAGATGATGCTGCTGTGATTCAAGAGCTGGAGACAAGACCTACTGGTTGTGTGGCGTCTTCACCTCCTGGATGAAAGTCCCCATCTGGAAAGCAGGCTGGTATGGGACCTGCACCACTGCAAAGtccccacagagctcctggaacTGTGTTGCCACTGGACCCTTAGGTGGGAGCTCTGTGCCACACTGCTGAGCAGTGGTGAGGGGCAAGGTGGGCAACATTCCCCTCTGGAGACACCTTCATCCTCCTGGGAAGACACAGGGTAGCCACTGGCGCAGGCTGGGTGAAGTCAACATCTGTGGTCAGGTTTGTGACCAGAGCAATTGGCAAGGAAATTGCTTCCTCAGGTGAGGCTAGGGAAGGCAGGGGTGAACAGTGGGTTCTATTGCAGGAAAAGATGCCCAGGTGCTGGGGGTGTCATATTGCCTCCCAGAAGCTTCTCCTTCCTCTACACAAGCTCTCTGGaatggctggagcagcagcagagtgagggtgtgcttggaggagctggggtCGAGGTTCCTGCCCATGGGTTcagccccactgccctgccctgtggggtGAGGGATGGAGTCCACCTCGGTGCAGAGCCACTGGGACCCAGGACTGCTGCTGTCTACAAGGAGAGCCGGTGCCAGGGGCTGTTCTGGCACTGCCATTGCAACAGCAGCTCTCAGGCTTCCTGCTTCTGCCATCTGTTTGCAGATggctctgccaggcagctgaTTGCATCCAAGCTGAAATTTTCCATGCCTGTGCTCAGGTTGGGTTTCAGAAAGGTCAGggtggagagctgcagggggtTACACATGGGTAGCTGGTGGGAAAGGTTATCCTAAGGGAGCAAAGCCCCTGGGATGTTGATCAGATCAGCAGGATTTCAGGAGAGGAACACTTGCTCAGCCCCTGAAGCTGAACAGTACAACATGGAGGATACTGATATTTTTCCAAGCAAGTGTCATTGTGTCACCAGAGGGGGACACCATCCCACAGAattgctgtgccccagccacTGCAGTTGTATTACTGCCAGTAACACAGGGCAGACTTGGTGAGAGCAACCCGAGGGGGCTGGAAGTTCTGCTGGGCTTTGGCTGGCTCAGCTCCTTGGTTCACTGACCTGTGCAGCTCCCAAACTCTCAACTGGTGTTCCAGGAACATGTGTTTGGCTTCAGGCATCCACAGACCTGGACCAAAGGtgcctgcccagagctccaTGTATGCCAGAAATTACATGGAGAGGGGATGCAACCAAGGATCAAGTTCCCTGTTCAGGTGCAAGGTGACTAACATGAGAGCTATGGCTCCATGCCAGCCCCATGTTCACCCAGGAGCTGGTGGAAGGTGAGTAATGGGTGGCAGGAAGGGACAAATCCTGtttattccttcattttcctaTATTTTGGGCTGTTGAGGAGAAGAGCAAGGTCCCCTCCACATAAGGAGGTCAATCCAGTGTGGATAAAGGTGAGTGTGTTCAGGTGGGAGCCCTCAAGAGTTGCACTGTGGGCTCTGAGTTGTGGGCGCAACTCGAGGGTGACATTTGGGGTGGTGACTGGTGGGTCCATGAAAATGTCAGTTTAAGTGCCCGGGAGCCATCAGAAAACTAGATGAAACATGAGAAGGggatcagagaagaaaattaaaaacatgttGCTGCTGTGAAGCACCTAAATGTAAATTCCTGCACCCTGACAAAGGCACGGTAGGGATGGAACAAGCTCTGCAaaggccctggggacaccagggatcTGGAACACCTTCCAGCTGAGCTGGACTCCTTTATCTTTGACAAAGGACACGAGAGGAGGCAGGGTGGAGATAAAACTATGGGTGATATGGAGAGGGACTTCACTCTCTAGAAATACAAGAGCAGTAGCATTGCAGGGCACCTGTAACAGGCAGGTTTGGGTGGGATGAGTGACTGCTTGGGAAACTCCTGCCCCAGGGGGCTGCAGATGCAGAAGGTTTATGGAGTTTCAAGAGGAGGTGAAGCacttctggaaaagaaacacCTTTTGACTTAGAGATGGATAGAGGTGATTCCCCttcactgccctgcagagccaggtggAAACACCACAGGCTTTTGCTCAGGATTTGTGCTCctggccaggcaggaggagctggaggggccTGTTCAGGAGCTCCTCCTCCCACAGCTTTCTCCACACCTCAGTTTCTTCATGATAAACACAAACACCTGAGCACAGAGAATGTGCCTGCCCTCAAGGTAGCTGCTCCAGAAAAGAGAGAGtagaggcagaggagcaggatcTCAGCCTCTTGCTCCATCCAGAACTGCATCCaggggatgggatttgggataaCTGC from Molothrus ater isolate BHLD 08-10-18 breed brown headed cowbird chromosome 18, BPBGC_Mater_1.1, whole genome shotgun sequence includes these protein-coding regions:
- the LOC118693134 gene encoding protein DGCR6 encodes the protein MAMARPGGFEAAEQQQEVLSRQQERHYRLLAELQALVKALPSACQQRLSYTTLSELALALLDGTVFEIVQGLLEIQHLTEKNLYSQRRQLHSEHRGLKQELFHRHKEAQQCCRPHNLPLLRAAQQREMEAMEQQIREEQRMMDEKIVLELDQKVIDQQSTLEKAGVSGFYITTNPQELTLQMNLLELIRKLQQKEAEAEKTFS